The segment ATGTCGCCGCGGCACCCGTCCACTTCGTCATCGGTTTCGTCACGCCGACCTGGTCGAAGTACTGGTACGTTCCGCCGCGATCCGGTCCGACGATCGGCCCGCGCCGCCAACTCGTCAGGATGAGCACCCGGTTGCCCTCACCATTTTCGACGGCGACCCCCGGCAGGATGTTGGCGGCACCCGGGCCGTTGCTCGCAAGGCATACACCCAGCCGCCCCGTACTGCGGGCATAGGCGCCTGCCATATGTGCGGCCGTGCTCTCATGCCGTGGCGTTACCAGGCGGATTCCCCGCTTCGAGAGGCTCGAGGTCAGTCCGAAATACGAGCCGTCGATGATGCCGAAGACGACCTCGACCCCTTCGGCTTCGAGCATGCGGGCAACGAGTTCGCCGCCGGTGATGGATGTCATGTCGTTCTCCTTCTCGTGGCATGGAGTTACTGCCAGATGCCTCGTGCCAGCGCCACGTGGGCGACCCGCTTGACGGTCAGCCAGCAGGCGGCGGAGCGCAACGTCACCGGCCGCAGTGGGCGCTCCAGCACCGGCTGCATTGTTCGGGTCTCCTCCAGAGCCTCCAGGATCCCTGACAGGAGCTACCGCAGCTCTGCTTGTTCGGCGGGCACAATTGGCCTTGCACGTGTTGGCCGCTGCAAGGGGCGCGCCGCGCCACTGCAACCGATCTGCGCGGCTCGCAGCCCCGCCATGGGTCGAATTGACCCAGTCGGACCCTCGCGCCTCACGATTGGGGCGATGGCAGGGCGGTACGCTGTATGCACGTGCAGGGGTCGTGGACCGGACTCTCTTGACCGGCGCCTTGGTCGCCGTCGCCGCGTTGAGCGGTCTCACCGCCCTTTTGGCCGGGCTTTTGATCCTGGCCCACCGCATGCTCCGGGTGGATGAGGACCCGCGAATCGACGCGGTCGAAGACATGTTGCCTCACGCCAACTGCGGCGCGTGCGGACAGCCCGGCTGTCGACCGTTTGCGGAGGCACTGGTCGGGGGTGCTGCACAGCCCGCGGGCTGCAGTGTGGCAAGCCCGGAGATGCGTGAACGCATCGCTGCCTTCCTGGGTGTCGGCGTCGGTGAGGCCGTGAAGCGCGTTGCCCGGCTGGCCTGCGCCGGAGGCACGCACGTTGCAGTCAAACGAGCCCACTACGCCGGTGCCGCGTCCTGTGGCGCCTCGGCGCAGGTGGCTGGAGGTGGCAAGGGATGCTTCTGGGGCTGTCTGGGTCTCGCGGACTGCGAGAGGGCCTGCGATTTCGAGGCCATCCGAATGGACGAACACGCCCTGCCGGTGGTCGACGAGGCGCTCTGCACGGCCTGCGGAGATTGTGTCGACGCCTGCCCGAAGGATCTGTTCGAGATTCATCCGGTCGACCACCGCCTTTGGGTCGCCTGCCGCTCTCTCGAGGAGGGGGATGGCCTGCTCGAGGACTGCGAGGTGGGCTGCACGGCCTGCGGACGTTGTGCGCTGGACGCGCCCGGGCTCGTCACGATGCAGAATGGCCTGGCAGTCGTGGACTACACACGGCCTCACGACGACCGGTTGGCCATCATGCGCTGCCCCACCGGCGCCATCGTCTGGCTCGACCCGGAAAGCGGCCCGCAGCGCGGAACCGCCGCCCCGATTCTTCGCAAGGGTACGCGCCGGGCCGGCCCGACCTGATCAGGCTCTCGTCGCAAGCAATGGAGTAATGCAACCGCCATGTCTCTTCTCTCCCTCGGTCGAAGCAAGCAGAAACGGTCCTCGGTTCGGTACCCGGGTGTGCGTGCGGCCATGGACGGCAACAGTGCGGTCATCGCCTGTGAGCGCGAGTCGAGCGACGCTGCCGGTGCCTATCCGATCACCCCCTCGACGCAGATGGGCGAGTTCTGGGCGGAGGCCGCGGCTTCGGGACACCTCAACATCTCGGAAAGGCCGCTGATCTTCGTCGAGCCCGAAGGCGAGCACGCGGCCGCCGCCGTGACCGCCGGCATGGCGATGACCGGGCTCCGGGCGGCCAACTTCTCTTCAGGCCAGGGCATCGCCTACATGCACGAATCGCTCTACGCGGCGGTGGGCAAGCGCCTCACCTACGTACTGAACATCGGCGCGCGCGCGATGACCAAGGCGACGCTGAACGTGCACGCAGGCCA is part of the bacterium genome and harbors:
- a CDS encoding Fe-S cluster protein, with protein sequence MLRVDEDPRIDAVEDMLPHANCGACGQPGCRPFAEALVGGAAQPAGCSVASPEMRERIAAFLGVGVGEAVKRVARLACAGGTHVAVKRAHYAGAASCGASAQVAGGGKGCFWGCLGLADCERACDFEAIRMDEHALPVVDEALCTACGDCVDACPKDLFEIHPVDHRLWVACRSLEEGDGLLEDCEVGCTACGRCALDAPGLVTMQNGLAVVDYTRPHDDRLAIMRCPTGAIVWLDPESGPQRGTAAPILRKGTRRAGPT